One Aliidongia dinghuensis DNA window includes the following coding sequences:
- a CDS encoding quinone oxidoreductase family protein, with the protein MQQLRIHQKAADVDRLELDLAEVVLEPGPGEVLVEVRYAGVNPSDVKAALGLMPHAVWPRTPGRDWAGVVVEGPSDLLGREVWGSGGELGIRRDGSHANHLVLPRAAVRVKPSTMSLAEAGAVGVPFVTAWAGLCRAGLPKAGDNVLVMGGNGKVGQAVSQIATMLGANVFGVDRAARPYRGHASAPVRMIDASAGDIAEVVRAETGGHGADIVYNTVGSPYFEDANQALAIRGRQIFISTIERSVPFDIFAFYRGQHAFFGIDSLDLDSVACAEILERLTPDFERGALKPFPIENANTYPLGDAKRAYKAVLSGARERVVLAP; encoded by the coding sequence ATGCAGCAGCTGCGCATCCATCAGAAGGCGGCGGACGTCGACCGCCTGGAGCTCGACCTGGCGGAGGTCGTGCTCGAGCCCGGGCCGGGCGAGGTCCTGGTCGAAGTCCGCTACGCCGGCGTCAATCCGAGTGATGTCAAGGCGGCACTGGGCTTGATGCCGCATGCGGTCTGGCCGCGCACGCCCGGCCGCGACTGGGCGGGCGTCGTGGTCGAAGGCCCGTCCGATCTCCTGGGCCGCGAGGTCTGGGGCTCGGGCGGCGAGCTCGGCATCCGGCGCGACGGCAGCCACGCGAACCATCTGGTGCTGCCACGCGCCGCCGTCCGGGTGAAACCCTCGACGATGAGCCTGGCCGAGGCCGGTGCGGTCGGTGTGCCTTTCGTGACCGCCTGGGCCGGGCTCTGCCGTGCCGGCCTGCCCAAGGCCGGCGACAATGTCCTCGTCATGGGTGGCAACGGCAAGGTCGGCCAGGCGGTGTCGCAGATCGCGACCATGCTGGGTGCCAACGTGTTCGGCGTCGACCGCGCCGCCCGACCTTATCGCGGCCATGCCTCGGCGCCGGTCCGCATGATCGACGCCTCGGCCGGCGACATCGCGGAGGTCGTGCGTGCGGAGACCGGCGGTCACGGCGCCGACATCGTCTACAACACGGTCGGCAGCCCCTATTTCGAGGATGCGAACCAGGCGCTCGCCATCCGCGGCCGGCAGATCTTTATCTCGACGATCGAACGCAGCGTGCCGTTCGACATCTTCGCCTTCTACCGCGGCCAGCACGCGTTCTTCGGCATCGACAGCCTCGATCTCGACAGCGTGGCCTGTGCGGAGATCCTGGAACGACTCACGCCCGATTTCGAGCGCGGCGCCTTGAAGCCCTTCCCGATCGAGAATGCCAACACCTATCCGCTCGGCGATGCAAAGCGCGCCTACAAGGCGGTGCTGAGCGGGGCGCGCGAGCGCGTGGTGCTGGCACCATGA
- a CDS encoding SDR family NAD(P)-dependent oxidoreductase gives MNPSSYPLLGRVAVILGGTGGIGAATARLYAAAGARVAVVASRDAARAQDLAAALPAVDGGHAGFAAAIDQTQELVALAAAVRGSLGPASILVNSAGTTRAIPHGDLDALDDATFDRILTVNTRGAFAAIRSFAPDLRARGDGLVVNVSSIAATTAVGSSIAYCASKAGLDVLGACLARALAPAIRVMTVSPGVVDTDFVPGRDKAASDKLAATTPLKRIATPDDVAQAILACATSLPFSTGSIIQVDGGRHL, from the coding sequence ATGAACCCTTCTTCATACCCGCTCTTGGGCCGCGTCGCCGTCATCCTGGGCGGCACCGGCGGCATCGGTGCCGCCACCGCCCGGCTCTATGCCGCAGCCGGCGCGCGCGTCGCCGTAGTCGCGAGCCGTGATGCCGCCAGGGCGCAGGATCTTGCCGCAGCCCTGCCTGCGGTCGACGGCGGCCATGCCGGCTTCGCTGCGGCGATCGACCAGACCCAGGAACTCGTGGCGCTCGCCGCCGCCGTGCGCGGGAGCCTGGGTCCCGCGTCGATCCTGGTGAATTCGGCCGGCACGACCCGGGCGATCCCCCATGGCGACCTGGACGCGCTCGACGACGCGACGTTCGACCGCATCCTGACCGTGAACACGCGCGGCGCCTTCGCCGCGATCCGCAGCTTCGCGCCGGATCTGCGGGCGCGCGGCGACGGGCTCGTCGTCAATGTCTCGTCGATCGCGGCGACGACCGCCGTCGGCTCCTCCATCGCCTACTGCGCCTCCAAGGCCGGCCTCGACGTTCTGGGCGCCTGCCTCGCCCGTGCGCTGGCGCCGGCGATCCGGGTCATGACCGTCTCGCCCGGCGTGGTCGACACGGATTTCGTGCCGGGTCGCGACAAGGCGGCGAGCGACAAGCTCGCGGCCACGACACCGCTGAAGCGCATCGCCACGCCCGACGACGTGGCGCAAGCAATCCTCGCCTGCGCTACCAGCCTGCCCTTCTCGACCGGCAGCATCATCCAGGTCGATGGCGGGCGGCACCTCTGA
- a CDS encoding YncE family protein: MARLLYVARGDGVMTVDLINMKVTPIRVPGSKVATVLPLPDGRLLSTNEASNTATLSDGRTGMRIAEIPTGREPDMAAYDRKTGLVFVMDAAEGDVTVIDPKTGTVGGRIPIGGKLEAAVADGNGRLYINLTDSAKVAVLDTIKRRIVAHYSLPGCSKPSGLGFDPESRVLLAVCKNQKAIALHAQDGRVAAVLPIDRIPDAVIFDAARKLFFVPCALDATMIAIATNGGKPSVVRKIPTAIGARTGAVDPRTGAIYLPAADYDVGPTGFVQKPGTFRILVVGASPS; this comes from the coding sequence GTGGCCCGGCTCCTCTATGTCGCCCGCGGCGACGGCGTGATGACCGTCGACCTGATCAACATGAAGGTGACGCCCATCCGCGTGCCCGGCAGCAAGGTCGCCACCGTCCTGCCGCTGCCGGACGGCCGCCTGCTGAGCACGAACGAGGCCAGCAATACCGCCACCTTGTCCGACGGCAGGACCGGCATGCGCATCGCCGAAATCCCGACCGGGAGGGAGCCGGACATGGCTGCCTATGATCGCAAGACCGGCCTCGTCTTCGTGATGGATGCGGCGGAAGGCGACGTCACCGTGATCGATCCGAAAACCGGCACGGTCGGGGGCCGCATTCCGATCGGCGGGAAGCTGGAGGCCGCGGTCGCGGACGGCAACGGCCGCCTTTACATCAACCTCACAGACAGTGCGAAAGTCGCCGTGCTCGATACGATCAAGCGGAGGATCGTCGCGCATTATTCGCTGCCCGGCTGCAGCAAGCCGTCGGGGCTCGGCTTCGACCCCGAAAGCCGCGTCCTCCTCGCCGTGTGCAAGAACCAGAAGGCGATTGCGCTCCATGCCCAAGACGGCCGCGTCGCCGCCGTGCTCCCGATCGATCGAATACCGGACGCCGTCATTTTCGACGCGGCTCGCAAGCTGTTCTTCGTGCCCTGCGCCCTGGACGCCACAATGATCGCCATCGCGACGAACGGCGGGAAGCCGTCGGTCGTTCGCAAGATTCCGACGGCGATCGGGGCCCGTACCGGTGCCGTCGATCCGCGGACGGGCGCGATCTATTTGCCGGCCGCGGATTACGACGTCGGTCCGACCGGCTTCGTGCAAAAGCCCGGCACGTTCCGCATCCTCGTCGTTGGCGCCAGCCCCTCCTGA
- a CDS encoding COG4705 family protein encodes MDDFHKHTAFSKVPEVTLAFWIIKIAATTLGETGGDTVTMTLDWGYLVGTLLFLALLVALVAAQILATRFQPFLYWATIVASTTFGTTMADFADRSLGIGYTGGSSLLLVSLLIVLGLWYRAEGTISVNTVSTPRVEAFYWAAITFSQTLGTALGDWAADTDKLGYGGGALAFSGAIAVIAALYYWTQVSRVLLFWAAFILTRPLGATVGDLLDKPVSDGGMALSRPLASAVIAAFILLCLMVLPQRAGQHPGRPVSTFGD; translated from the coding sequence ATGGACGATTTTCACAAGCACACCGCCTTCAGCAAGGTGCCGGAGGTGACGCTCGCCTTCTGGATCATCAAGATCGCGGCGACGACGCTCGGCGAGACCGGCGGCGACACCGTCACCATGACGCTCGACTGGGGCTATCTCGTCGGCACGCTGCTGTTCCTGGCCCTGCTGGTGGCTCTCGTCGCAGCCCAGATCCTGGCTACGCGTTTCCAGCCGTTCCTCTATTGGGCGACCATCGTCGCGTCCACGACGTTCGGCACCACGATGGCCGATTTCGCCGATCGCTCGCTCGGCATCGGCTATACCGGCGGCTCGTCGTTGCTGCTCGTCTCCCTGCTCATCGTGCTCGGGCTCTGGTACCGCGCGGAGGGCACGATCTCCGTAAACACGGTATCGACGCCCCGGGTCGAGGCCTTCTACTGGGCCGCCATCACCTTCTCGCAGACGCTCGGCACCGCGCTTGGCGACTGGGCGGCCGACACGGACAAGCTGGGCTATGGCGGCGGCGCGCTGGCGTTTTCCGGCGCAATCGCGGTCATCGCGGCGCTCTATTACTGGACGCAGGTCTCGCGCGTGCTGCTGTTCTGGGCCGCCTTCATCCTGACGCGGCCGCTCGGCGCCACGGTCGGCGACCTGCTCGACAAGCCGGTGAGCGACGGCGGCATGGCGCTCAGCCGGCCGCTCGCCTCGGCCGTGATCGCGGCCTTCATCCTGCTCTGCCTCATGGTGCTGCCGCAGCGCGCCGGCCAGCATCCCGGCCGCCCGGTCTCGACGTTCGGCGACTGA
- a CDS encoding FAD binding domain-containing protein: protein MNRFDYVRPATVAEAVVAAAEPGAAYLAAGTNLLDLMKGGISRPGRLVDITRLPGLNQVERLPDGALRIGALVRNADLAHDPDFARAYPAVAEALLAGASAQLRNAATVGGNLLQRTRCAYFYDPASACNKRQPGSGCDARDGENRLSAVLGWSDACIATHPSDFCVPLVALDATVEIEGRAGRREIALDALHRLPGDAPERDNVLEPGDLITAVRLPAAAAAFAAHARYLKLRERTSYAFAVVSAAAALKIEDGTIREARLALGGVAAKPWRARAAEQVLAGGTPTPEAFRQAAEAALADARPSGDNAAKIELARRIAVRALALAAAGTPDRIPALPGSCFSSVPGALHAV from the coding sequence ATGAACCGCTTCGACTATGTGAGGCCCGCGACGGTCGCCGAAGCGGTCGTGGCGGCTGCCGAGCCGGGTGCGGCCTATCTCGCAGCCGGCACCAATCTCCTCGACCTGATGAAGGGCGGGATCAGCCGGCCGGGCCGCCTCGTCGACATCACGCGTCTGCCGGGCCTCAACCAGGTCGAGCGCTTGCCCGACGGGGCCTTGCGCATCGGCGCCCTCGTGCGCAATGCCGATCTCGCCCACGACCCGGACTTCGCGCGCGCCTATCCGGCCGTTGCGGAGGCGCTGCTGGCCGGCGCCTCGGCGCAGCTCCGGAACGCCGCCACGGTCGGCGGAAATCTGCTGCAGCGGACGCGCTGTGCCTATTTCTACGATCCCGCCAGCGCCTGCAACAAGCGGCAGCCGGGCAGCGGCTGCGACGCGCGGGACGGCGAAAACCGGCTGAGTGCCGTGCTCGGCTGGAGCGACGCCTGCATCGCGACCCACCCGTCCGATTTCTGCGTGCCGCTGGTCGCACTCGACGCCACCGTGGAAATCGAGGGCCGTGCGGGCCGCCGCGAGATCGCACTCGACGCGCTTCACCGCCTGCCCGGTGATGCGCCGGAGCGGGACAATGTGCTCGAGCCGGGCGATCTCATCACCGCCGTCCGCTTGCCGGCCGCGGCGGCCGCCTTCGCCGCCCATGCGCGGTATCTCAAGCTCCGCGAACGCACCTCCTATGCCTTCGCCGTCGTGTCGGCCGCTGCGGCGCTCAAGATCGAGGACGGCACGATCCGGGAGGCACGCCTGGCACTCGGCGGCGTTGCCGCGAAGCCGTGGCGCGCCCGCGCGGCAGAACAGGTCCTGGCCGGCGGCACACCGACGCCGGAAGCGTTCCGCCAGGCCGCCGAGGCGGCGCTCGCCGATGCGCGGCCATCCGGCGACAACGCCGCCAAGATCGAGCTTGCGCGGCGGATCGCCGTCCGGGCGCTCGCCCTCGCCGCGGCGGGCACGCCGGACCGTATCCCGGCCCTGCCGGGTTCTTGCTTCTCTTCCGTCCCTGGAGCGCTCCATGCCGTCTGA
- a CDS encoding HAMP domain-containing sensor histidine kinase translates to MTLPFGIRDTLARRLSLTIMLAVAGTLALNLLLNLLLGNLGRPPLDRSGLLEQAASIFRMIQAAPVSLRPALTTAAATSAYQVDWYESASPVSAMLRTGASAPESEWAEVAANLIGVPDRRIVIFRADDPEAVTPGLHYGRASDPGAYFLGIVLDDQSSLVFTALHRSWGMRRKDRIIIICAILAASTIAVSAIVGRQLAAPMKRFAAAARRFGTDPKAPPLAEAGPAEFRTAIGAFNAMQAQIARFVSDRTEMLAAISHDLRTPLTRMRLRGEFIEDEEQQRRLFQDVDEMQTMIDEVLAFFRDNASEERSTNFDLAELLRTIIDDFADQGLEVPYDGPGHVVYFGRPFALKRAFTNLIDNAVRYATAPSVELHQAAQSLVVSVIDQGCGIPPDQLTKVFAPFYRLEPSRNRSTGGYGLGLSAARTIIRGHGGDLELRNRATGGLAAISTLPQHAA, encoded by the coding sequence ATGACGTTGCCGTTCGGCATCCGCGACACGCTCGCGCGGCGGCTCTCTCTCACCATCATGCTGGCCGTCGCAGGCACGCTGGCGCTCAACCTGCTGCTGAACCTGCTGCTCGGCAACCTTGGCCGGCCGCCGCTCGACCGGAGCGGCCTGCTCGAACAGGCCGCCAGCATCTTTCGGATGATCCAGGCAGCACCGGTATCGCTCCGGCCGGCGCTCACCACGGCCGCGGCGACATCGGCGTACCAGGTCGACTGGTACGAAAGCGCGTCGCCGGTATCGGCGATGCTGCGCACTGGAGCGAGCGCGCCTGAATCCGAGTGGGCGGAGGTAGCAGCCAACCTGATCGGCGTCCCCGATCGTCGGATCGTGATCTTCAGGGCCGACGATCCGGAAGCCGTCACGCCTGGCTTGCACTACGGCCGGGCCAGCGATCCGGGTGCCTATTTCCTGGGGATCGTGCTCGACGACCAGAGTTCGCTCGTCTTCACCGCCCTGCACAGGAGTTGGGGCATGAGGCGAAAGGACCGGATCATCATCATTTGCGCCATCCTGGCGGCGTCGACGATCGCCGTCTCGGCGATCGTTGGGCGACAGCTCGCTGCGCCGATGAAGCGCTTCGCCGCTGCGGCGCGGCGCTTCGGCACGGATCCCAAGGCGCCGCCACTCGCCGAGGCGGGGCCGGCCGAGTTTCGCACGGCGATTGGCGCGTTCAACGCCATGCAGGCCCAGATCGCGCGCTTCGTCAGCGACCGGACGGAGATGCTGGCGGCGATTTCCCATGATCTGCGTACGCCGCTGACCCGGATGCGGTTGCGCGGGGAATTCATCGAAGACGAGGAGCAGCAGCGGCGTCTGTTCCAGGACGTCGACGAAATGCAGACCATGATCGACGAAGTGCTGGCGTTCTTCAGGGACAATGCATCCGAGGAGCGGTCGACGAATTTCGATCTGGCCGAGCTGCTACGGACCATCATCGACGACTTCGCCGATCAGGGGCTGGAGGTTCCTTATGACGGACCGGGCCATGTCGTCTATTTCGGCCGGCCTTTCGCGTTGAAACGCGCCTTTACGAACCTGATCGACAATGCGGTGCGCTACGCAACCGCCCCGTCGGTCGAACTTCACCAGGCCGCCCAATCCCTCGTCGTCAGCGTGATCGACCAAGGGTGCGGCATTCCGCCGGATCAGCTGACCAAGGTCTTCGCCCCCTTCTATCGCCTGGAGCCCTCCCGCAACCGCTCGACCGGCGGCTACGGCCTGGGGTTGAGCGCGGCGCGTACGATCATCCGCGGCCATGGCGGCGATCTTGAGCTGCGCAACCGAGCAACCGGCGGGTTGGCTGCGATCTCGACCCTGCCGCAGCATGCCGCCTAG
- a CDS encoding (2Fe-2S)-binding protein: MTLPISLTINGVRRTIALDDPRVTLLDLLRERLDLTGTKKGCDRGQCGACTVLVDGRRINSCLALAVSHDGADILTIEGLARGDELHPVQAAFIAHDGFQCGFCTPGQIMSAVGLIREGQAGADPERVREGMSGNLCRCGAYAGITEAVLEAEEQLTLAERRAAE; encoded by the coding sequence ATGACACTCCCCATCAGTCTCACCATCAATGGGGTGAGGCGGACCATCGCGCTCGACGACCCGCGCGTGACGCTGCTCGATCTCCTGCGCGAGCGCCTCGACTTGACCGGCACCAAGAAGGGCTGCGACCGCGGCCAATGCGGCGCCTGCACGGTGCTGGTCGACGGCCGGCGGATCAATTCCTGCCTGGCGCTGGCGGTGAGCCACGATGGTGCCGACATTCTCACGATCGAAGGCCTCGCCCGGGGCGACGAGCTTCATCCGGTGCAGGCGGCCTTCATTGCCCATGACGGCTTCCAATGCGGCTTCTGTACGCCCGGGCAGATCATGAGCGCGGTCGGCCTGATCCGCGAAGGACAAGCCGGTGCCGACCCCGAGCGCGTGCGCGAAGGCATGAGCGGCAATCTCTGTCGCTGCGGCGCCTATGCCGGCATCACCGAAGCCGTGCTGGAGGCTGAGGAGCAGTTGACGCTAGCCGAACGGAGGGCCGCGGAATGA
- a CDS encoding response regulator → MLRRCCHCGGYWLTDKAINFMAVAHSGLGNWQLRSRFYRADVRFYSAPTTCVSLDTRQRNSDIKVAEVVRYALIMTSSTRLLIVDDDPDILSLLTKFFRKHSFLVTVAASGVEMTAALERNTFDLVILDLMLPGEDGLTLCRRLQQSHRVPVIMLTAMSELTDRIVGLEVGADDYVAKPFDARELLARVKAVLRRAAAPVPPAESMATRPVWRFAGWRLDLARRELRSEQNDILIPLTSGEFELLLAFVEHAQRVLTRDQLLDLAHGSSHEAYDRSIDLQVSRLRRKLESDARSPSLIRTVRNGGYMFTPEVERG, encoded by the coding sequence ATGCTGCGCCGTTGCTGCCATTGCGGCGGGTATTGGCTGACAGATAAGGCAATCAATTTCATGGCGGTTGCCCATTCCGGTCTCGGGAATTGGCAACTTAGGTCGCGATTCTATCGAGCAGATGTCCGATTCTATTCAGCGCCGACCACATGTGTCAGCCTCGACACAAGACAACGAAATTCAGACATCAAAGTCGCCGAGGTGGTGCGGTATGCTCTGATCATGACCTCAAGCACGCGACTTCTCATCGTCGACGACGATCCGGACATCCTGTCTTTGTTGACGAAATTCTTCCGCAAACATTCGTTTCTCGTCACGGTCGCCGCCAGTGGCGTGGAAATGACCGCGGCGCTCGAACGGAACACGTTCGATCTGGTGATCCTCGATCTCATGCTGCCGGGCGAAGATGGGCTCACCCTGTGCCGGCGGCTGCAGCAGAGCCACCGCGTGCCGGTCATCATGCTGACGGCGATGAGCGAGCTTACCGACCGTATCGTCGGGCTCGAAGTCGGTGCCGATGATTATGTGGCGAAGCCGTTCGACGCCCGCGAGCTGCTGGCTCGCGTCAAGGCGGTCCTGCGACGAGCCGCAGCACCGGTGCCCCCGGCGGAGAGCATGGCGACCCGCCCGGTGTGGCGCTTCGCCGGCTGGCGACTGGATCTGGCGCGCCGCGAGCTTCGCTCGGAGCAAAACGACATTCTCATTCCGCTGACCAGCGGAGAGTTCGAGCTGCTGCTGGCGTTCGTCGAGCATGCCCAGCGCGTGCTGACGCGCGATCAATTGCTGGATCTCGCGCATGGTTCGTCCCACGAAGCCTATGATCGCAGCATCGACCTGCAGGTGAGCCGCCTTCGCCGCAAACTTGAATCGGATGCCCGCAGTCCCTCGCTCATTCGGACGGTCCGCAACGGCGGCTACATGTTCACGCCGGAGGTCGAACGGGGATGA
- a CDS encoding TetR/AcrR family transcriptional regulator, which produces MRNRERVLEAAKAVFSTGGPEASLEAVARHAGVGIGTLYRHFPTREALFEAVYRREVDHLAELAEQLKAEAGPTDALRRWLRSNVEFIATKKGMSAALALAAHKPSELTAYSFDRLTKAVGMLLDRAIAAGEIRADISPEDLLRTFVGICYMHDRPGWQSGVLRMVDVFVDGLQARGEAPPRG; this is translated from the coding sequence GTGCGTAATCGCGAACGCGTGCTGGAAGCCGCGAAGGCCGTCTTCAGCACCGGCGGCCCGGAAGCGAGCCTCGAGGCCGTCGCCCGTCACGCCGGCGTCGGCATCGGTACGCTCTACCGGCATTTCCCGACCCGCGAGGCGCTCTTTGAAGCCGTCTACCGGCGCGAGGTCGACCATCTGGCCGAGCTCGCCGAGCAACTGAAAGCGGAAGCCGGGCCGACGGACGCCCTGCGCCGCTGGCTGAGATCGAACGTCGAGTTCATCGCCACGAAGAAGGGCATGTCCGCGGCATTAGCGCTGGCTGCGCACAAGCCCTCGGAACTTACCGCCTATTCCTTCGACCGTCTGACCAAGGCCGTCGGCATGCTGTTGGACCGGGCGATCGCCGCCGGCGAGATCCGGGCCGACATCAGCCCCGAGGACCTGCTCCGGACATTCGTCGGCATCTGCTACATGCACGACCGGCCCGGCTGGCAATCGGGCGTGCTGCGCATGGTCGACGTGTTCGTCGACGGGCTGCAAGCCCGCGGCGAGGCGCCGCCCCGCGGCTGA
- a CDS encoding MlaA family lipoprotein — protein MADEPNDPAESVNRAIFAGNQFLDRHVLKPTAQAYLDDVPERARRGLHNFVANLHEPEVLVNDLLQGNLSRASVTGQRFVLDTTLGGAGLFDVATDWGLPGHAADFGQTFGVWGIGPGPAVQLPLLGPSNVRDTVGQVASIVASPLSQISSSTVSDINLAGGALGVVDGRAELLPETDSLERSSLDYYATLRSLMAQHRAAFVEEGREGKVADHPATPATEPPALPEQQP, from the coding sequence TTGGCGGACGAACCGAACGATCCGGCCGAATCCGTCAACCGCGCGATCTTCGCCGGCAACCAGTTCCTCGACCGTCACGTGCTGAAGCCGACGGCCCAGGCTTACCTCGACGACGTGCCCGAGCGCGCCCGCCGCGGCCTGCACAATTTCGTCGCCAACCTGCATGAGCCGGAAGTGCTGGTGAATGACCTGCTCCAGGGCAATCTCAGCCGCGCCTCGGTCACGGGCCAACGCTTCGTCCTCGACACGACGCTCGGCGGCGCCGGCCTGTTCGACGTCGCGACCGACTGGGGCCTGCCCGGCCACGCAGCGGATTTCGGCCAGACCTTCGGCGTCTGGGGCATCGGGCCGGGCCCCGCCGTGCAATTGCCGCTGCTCGGCCCGTCGAACGTGCGTGACACGGTCGGCCAGGTCGCCAGCATCGTCGCGAGCCCGCTCAGCCAGATTTCGAGCAGCACCGTGTCCGACATCAACCTCGCGGGCGGTGCGCTCGGCGTCGTCGACGGCAGGGCCGAGCTGCTGCCGGAGACCGATTCCCTTGAGCGCAGTTCCCTCGACTATTACGCAACCCTCCGCAGCCTGATGGCCCAGCACCGGGCGGCATTCGTCGAAGAGGGCCGCGAGGGCAAGGTCGCCGATCATCCGGCGACGCCTGCGACCGAACCACCCGCGCTGCCCGAGCAGCAGCCGTAG
- a CDS encoding MipA/OmpV family protein: protein MKSHAQRKHRYRRILIDLAVLTAIGLVGIATASDVRAETDDDDAEAPTGSTFLGRGTSIELGAGALVGPAYDGAKKDKVTPYPFIKVEGLLYDHVSITTTRGIAVNLLPRGPLEAGISLGYDGARAASDDPRLRGLSDISTAIAPGAFIGYRFHSFSFDLDVKDRLGNDKGAEATLGARYTFNPIPKLRLSVGPSVTFADRQYNQTFFGVTEAEATRATALGNPLRAYKANAGAKDAGLSMTAFYELSDHWSLAGVASLKELLGKDAQSPLTQHRLQPEVGLGVLYKF from the coding sequence ATGAAGAGCCATGCCCAGAGAAAACATCGATACCGACGGATTCTGATCGATCTTGCCGTGCTGACCGCGATCGGCCTGGTCGGCATCGCGACGGCGAGCGACGTTCGGGCCGAGACGGATGACGACGATGCCGAGGCCCCGACCGGCTCGACGTTTCTCGGCCGCGGCACGTCGATCGAACTCGGCGCCGGGGCCCTCGTCGGCCCGGCCTATGACGGCGCCAAGAAGGACAAGGTTACGCCGTATCCCTTCATCAAGGTCGAAGGCCTGCTCTATGACCACGTCTCGATCACGACCACCCGCGGCATCGCGGTGAACCTGCTGCCGCGCGGCCCGCTCGAGGCGGGCATTTCGCTCGGTTATGATGGCGCGCGGGCCGCAAGCGATGATCCGCGGCTGCGCGGCCTGTCCGACATCAGCACGGCCATAGCGCCCGGCGCCTTCATCGGCTACCGGTTCCATTCCTTCAGCTTCGACCTTGACGTCAAGGACCGTCTCGGCAACGACAAAGGTGCGGAGGCGACGCTGGGTGCGCGCTATACCTTCAATCCGATCCCCAAGCTGCGCCTTTCGGTCGGGCCGTCGGTCACCTTCGCCGATCGGCAGTACAATCAGACCTTCTTCGGCGTCACCGAAGCCGAAGCCACGCGGGCAACGGCGCTGGGCAATCCGCTCCGCGCTTATAAGGCGAATGCCGGCGCCAAGGATGCCGGCCTGTCCATGACCGCCTTCTACGAGCTCAGCGATCATTGGAGCCTGGCCGGCGTGGCGAGCCTCAAGGAGCTGCTCGGCAAGGACGCTCAGAGTCCGTTGACCCAGCATCGCCTGCAGCCCGAGGTCGGCCTCGGCGTCCTCTACAAATTCTGA
- a CDS encoding dioxygenase family protein yields MIIEGEEMVTAAVLAAMDSTPDPRLRDVMASLVRHLHAFVRDIRPSEAEFERAIEFLNRIGRATHDLHNEGILIADVLGVSTLVGLLNNPTWGGETEAALLGPFWRAAAPDCALGDDIARSATPGPALFARGRVLDGTGRPIAGALVDVWQASPVGLYENQDPDQADMNLRGRFLTDAEGRWHFRSVKPAGYPVPVNGPVGDLLRAQHRPHYRPAHVHFMVSAEGYETLVTQVFLADCEHLRRDVTFSVIPSLIGDFVRHEDPAEAPGPVDGPWYSLDYDFTLRPGERRFPTPPIR; encoded by the coding sequence ATGATCATCGAAGGAGAGGAGATGGTGACGGCGGCCGTGCTTGCCGCCATGGACTCGACGCCCGATCCGCGCCTCCGCGACGTCATGGCCTCGCTCGTCCGGCACCTGCACGCCTTCGTGCGCGACATCCGGCCGAGCGAGGCCGAGTTCGAGCGGGCGATCGAGTTCCTGAACCGGATCGGCCGGGCGACCCATGACCTGCATAACGAAGGCATTCTGATCGCGGATGTGCTGGGTGTTTCGACGCTGGTCGGGCTCTTGAACAACCCGACCTGGGGCGGCGAGACGGAAGCAGCACTGCTTGGGCCGTTCTGGCGCGCGGCGGCCCCGGATTGCGCGCTCGGCGACGATATCGCACGCTCGGCGACGCCGGGGCCGGCGCTGTTCGCCCGCGGCCGCGTGCTGGACGGGACCGGACGGCCGATCGCCGGCGCGCTCGTCGACGTGTGGCAGGCCTCGCCGGTCGGGCTCTACGAGAACCAGGATCCGGACCAGGCCGACATGAACCTGCGCGGCCGATTCCTGACCGACGCGGAAGGCCGCTGGCATTTCCGCTCGGTCAAGCCGGCGGGATATCCGGTGCCGGTCAACGGGCCGGTCGGCGACCTGCTGCGCGCCCAGCACCGGCCGCATTATCGCCCGGCCCATGTGCATTTCATGGTCTCGGCCGAGGGCTATGAGACGCTGGTGACGCAAGTCTTCCTGGCCGATTGCGAGCATCTCCGCCGCGACGTGACGTTCAGCGTCATCCCGTCGCTGATCGGCGACTTCGTGCGCCACGAGGATCCGGCCGAGGCGCCGGGGCCGGTTGACGGTCCCTGGTACTCGCTCGACTACGACTTCACGCTCAGGCCGGGCGAGCGGCGCTTCCCGACGCCGCCGATCCGCTGA